The proteins below are encoded in one region of Ereboglobus luteus:
- the rpiB gene encoding ribose 5-phosphate isomerase B → MTEKKSVVIGCDEAAWELKNTLKAYIKSLGYEVEDVGSEEGVSVLYPDIALAVAEAIRSGRHERGVLLCGTGIGMAMTANKVPGIRAAQAHDTFSAERARKSNNAQIVTLGARVIGPELAKMIVRAFLESEFEGARSLPKVERMAEIERAMRQA, encoded by the coding sequence ATGACTGAAAAAAAATCCGTGGTAATCGGCTGTGACGAAGCGGCCTGGGAACTCAAAAACACGCTCAAGGCCTACATCAAAAGCCTGGGCTACGAGGTCGAGGACGTCGGCTCCGAGGAGGGCGTGTCCGTGCTTTATCCCGACATCGCGCTGGCCGTGGCCGAGGCGATTCGAAGCGGGCGCCATGAGCGCGGCGTGCTGCTGTGCGGCACGGGCATCGGCATGGCCATGACAGCGAACAAGGTTCCGGGCATCCGCGCCGCGCAGGCGCACGACACATTTTCCGCGGAGCGCGCGCGCAAGAGCAACAACGCGCAAATCGTCACTCTCGGCGCGCGCGTGATAGGCCCCGAGCTGGCCAAGATGATTGTGCGCGCTTTTCTGGAATCCGAATTCGAGGGCGCCCGCTCGCTGCCCAAGGTTGAAAGAATGGCTGAAATCGAGCGCGCGATGCGCCAGGCGTAA